The Deltaproteobacteria bacterium genome includes a window with the following:
- a CDS encoding ABC transporter ATP-binding protein, producing the protein MIKLNSIRKSYCVGSTEIEVLKGVDLDVADGDFLVLTGGSGCGKTTLMNIIGLLDKPTAGDYVIGAEKVTYEDDDTLSELRNRKIGFVFQHYNLLPRLTVLENIGIPLRYRGIAKEGVQCRAWELLKKVGLEEIAYRRPSELSGGQQQRVSLARALVGTPDLLLADEPTGALDALAENLVLDLFSTLHDEGLTIVLITHSPVVAERSKRHMILRDGVITEP; encoded by the coding sequence ATGATTAAGCTGAACAGTATAAGGAAAAGCTATTGCGTGGGCTCCACGGAAATTGAGGTGCTTAAGGGCGTGGACCTGGACGTGGCGGACGGAGACTTTCTCGTTTTAACGGGGGGGTCAGGATGTGGAAAAACTACGCTGATGAATATCATCGGTCTTCTCGACAAGCCGACCGCGGGCGACTACGTTATCGGGGCAGAGAAGGTCACCTATGAAGACGACGATACCCTCTCCGAACTCAGAAACAGAAAGATAGGCTTTGTTTTCCAGCATTACAATCTCCTTCCACGACTTACCGTCTTGGAGAATATCGGTATACCTCTTCGCTACAGGGGTATCGCAAAGGAGGGGGTTCAGTGCCGTGCTTGGGAACTTCTGAAAAAAGTGGGACTGGAGGAGATTGCCTACAGAAGACCTTCCGAACTATCCGGTGGACAGCAGCAGAGGGTGTCTCTGGCCCGCGCGCTGGTGGGCACCCCTGACCTCCTCCTGGCGGACGAACCGACAGGTGCTCTGGATGCCCTGGCAGAAAATCTCGTTCTAGACCTCTTTTCGACCTTACACGATGAAGGTCTTACAATTGTCCTTATAACCCACAGCCCCGTCGTAGCGGAGAGAAGTAAACGTCACATGATACTGCGGGATGGAGTGATTACGGAACCATGA
- a CDS encoding ABC transporter permease, translated as MIGADLTEVLRNLWVSKQRTLIVLTGIVVGIGAVIAMISLGVMAQDEARRQFANVGTDIVTIRNDPSGVAQGSRPNFSRQLKELLDIPVFCPTVGTVAPSVSPLVDVSYGGKKMSGAFALGITNAFLSLQQLRIQEGRFLTNIDEKSHFCVVGEGVAKKMMQIRRQGLLGERIRVGTGICSVAGVVAPAQKGFMRDIDVNMAVYIPFVTAQRMTGDVLTATTTAQVKQGIDNNVAMEQIGDYFGKHTRVKSYKITSPEEMVAQMERQMRLYTLLLSAVGSIALIMGGVGIMNVMISSVMERRREIGIRRALGAKRRDIRNQFLLEAFILSLIGGIFGILLGEGASFIIAHFTGWHFVFSPLALVGGLGISISLGLVFGLYPAHQASKLDPILTLHKE; from the coding sequence ATGATAGGCGCTGACCTTACCGAAGTGCTGCGAAACTTGTGGGTGTCGAAACAGAGAACGCTCATAGTACTTACCGGCATTGTTGTGGGTATCGGTGCCGTCATTGCGATGATTTCTTTAGGGGTCATGGCTCAGGATGAGGCCCGCAGACAGTTCGCCAATGTCGGCACCGATATCGTCACAATTCGCAATGACCCATCCGGCGTGGCCCAGGGCAGCAGGCCAAACTTTTCTCGTCAGCTCAAGGAGCTTTTGGACATTCCTGTTTTTTGTCCAACGGTAGGCACTGTGGCACCTTCTGTGAGTCCATTGGTTGATGTATCCTACGGAGGGAAGAAAATGAGCGGTGCGTTTGCTCTCGGTATCACCAATGCCTTCCTCAGCCTCCAGCAACTCAGAATACAGGAGGGAAGATTTCTGACCAATATAGATGAGAAGAGTCATTTCTGTGTAGTGGGGGAGGGAGTAGCCAAAAAAATGATGCAAATCAGAAGGCAAGGGCTTCTGGGCGAGAGGATAAGGGTAGGAACCGGCATTTGCTCTGTAGCAGGTGTTGTGGCACCGGCGCAGAAAGGCTTCATGCGGGACATAGATGTCAACATGGCGGTATATATCCCCTTTGTAACTGCCCAGAGGATGACGGGTGATGTTCTGACGGCTACCACTACCGCTCAAGTAAAACAGGGCATCGACAACAATGTGGCCATGGAACAGATAGGAGATTACTTCGGCAAGCATACCCGGGTGAAGAGTTATAAAATCACCAGCCCGGAGGAAATGGTGGCTCAGATGGAACGCCAAATGCGCCTCTATACGCTGCTTCTCAGCGCCGTGGGGAGCATCGCTCTCATCATGGGAGGTGTCGGAATTATGAACGTAATGATCTCTTCAGTCATGGAAAGAAGACGCGAGATCGGCATAAGGCGGGCACTGGGAGCGAAGAGAAGGGATATCAGAAACCAGTTTCTCTTGGAAGCGTTCATCCTCTCTCTCATCGGCGGCATTTTTGGCATCTTGCTTGGCGAAGGCGCCTCATTTATAATTGCTCACTTTACCGGCTGGCACTTCGTCTTTTCTCCACTCGCCCTCGTGGGTGGATTGGGGATTTCCATATCTCTTGGTCTCGTTTTCGGTCTTTACCCCGCCCATCAGGCTTCCAAGCTTGATCCCATCCTTACTCTCCATAAAGAGTAA